The Rhizobium leguminosarum genome includes a region encoding these proteins:
- a CDS encoding DUF1697 domain-containing protein, with translation MPVYIALLRAVNVGGTGSLPMAELKAICEDLGFSDVKTYIQSGNVLFRADEAEKVVEERLDDALGKKMGKRPGVMVRSRKELDGIVADAPFPDAKPNFLLVYFLPEKAAGDALETMVAPDGEEAKLAGREIYVHYPNGSGRSKLKLPALKPGTSRNLNTVRKLAEMAAALEDGD, from the coding sequence ATGCCCGTCTATATCGCCCTCCTCCGCGCGGTGAATGTCGGCGGCACCGGCTCGCTGCCGATGGCCGAGCTGAAGGCGATCTGCGAAGACCTCGGCTTTTCCGACGTGAAGACCTACATCCAGAGCGGCAACGTGCTTTTCCGCGCGGATGAAGCGGAAAAGGTGGTGGAGGAGCGGCTCGACGACGCGCTCGGCAAGAAGATGGGCAAGCGGCCAGGAGTGATGGTGCGCAGCCGGAAAGAACTCGACGGCATTGTCGCCGATGCGCCCTTCCCGGATGCCAAGCCGAATTTTCTACTGGTCTATTTCCTGCCCGAAAAGGCGGCCGGCGATGCGCTGGAGACGATGGTGGCGCCCGACGGCGAGGAGGCCAAGCTCGCCGGTCGGGAAATCTATGTGCACTATCCCAATGGTTCCGGCCGCTCGAAGCTGAAGCTGCCGGCGCTGAAACCGGGAACGTCGCGCAATCTCAACACCGTACGCAAGCTCGCGGAGATGGCGGCGGCGCTGGAGGACGGGGACTGA
- a CDS encoding NAD(P)/FAD-dependent oxidoreductase, with protein MASDLDLTESDHDQMVSGRSLWGKSGIRPEWRPIEQSFSTDIAVVGGGITGALVAEHLTARGFSVALIDREEPGFGSTAASTAMLQWEIDSTLTELEDYYGFERAAGIYRRSGAAVAGLSKLIAANGIACGFRPRNTLYLAANREGARNLMEERQLRRRAGLPGVYLEHPDLFTQFELDRDGAIYSPGSAECDPLLLTWALIEMAVRRGARLVNASVTALHSEGDHVAAETDGGHLIEARHIVLATGYSMPGLDMPKLHRSSSSWALATVPQDPANFWRDRALIWEDNHPYLYMRTTADNRIVAGGEDDDTTDAEVRDRKLPAKTLAIQEKMKRLWPKADTRVAHAWCGTFGETVDGLPLIGPVPEIPHVFAAYGYGGNGITFSYLAAQMIGAMLAGMHRDWFEDFALDRDGPGLARFHSGIYRREMASQSH; from the coding sequence GTGGCATCTGATCTCGATCTTACCGAATCCGATCACGACCAGATGGTGAGCGGCCGTTCTCTCTGGGGGAAGAGCGGCATACGGCCGGAATGGCGGCCGATCGAGCAGAGCTTTTCCACCGACATCGCGGTAGTCGGCGGCGGCATCACCGGTGCCTTGGTTGCCGAACATTTGACGGCGCGCGGTTTTTCCGTGGCGCTCATCGACCGGGAGGAGCCCGGTTTCGGCAGCACCGCGGCGAGCACGGCGATGCTGCAATGGGAAATCGACAGCACGCTCACCGAACTCGAGGATTATTACGGCTTCGAGCGCGCGGCCGGCATCTACCGCCGCAGTGGTGCTGCGGTCGCCGGCCTTTCCAAGCTGATCGCCGCCAACGGGATCGCCTGTGGCTTCCGGCCACGCAACACGCTCTATCTCGCCGCCAACCGCGAAGGCGCGCGCAACCTCATGGAGGAGCGCCAGCTTCGCCGCCGGGCCGGCCTGCCCGGCGTCTATCTCGAACATCCCGATCTCTTCACGCAGTTCGAGCTCGACCGGGATGGCGCGATCTATTCACCGGGTTCGGCGGAGTGCGATCCGCTGCTTCTGACCTGGGCCCTGATCGAGATGGCGGTGCGGCGCGGCGCACGGCTGGTCAACGCTTCCGTGACTGCGCTTCACAGCGAAGGCGATCACGTGGCAGCGGAGACGGACGGAGGTCACCTCATCGAGGCGCGGCACATCGTGCTTGCGACCGGCTATTCGATGCCAGGCCTCGACATGCCGAAGCTGCACCGGTCGAGTTCGAGCTGGGCGCTCGCCACCGTGCCGCAGGACCCGGCAAATTTCTGGCGCGACAGGGCGCTGATCTGGGAGGACAACCACCCCTATCTCTACATGCGCACGACGGCGGACAATCGCATCGTCGCCGGCGGCGAGGATGACGATACCACGGATGCCGAGGTACGGGATCGGAAGCTGCCGGCAAAGACCCTAGCGATCCAGGAGAAGATGAAGCGGCTGTGGCCGAAAGCGGATACGCGCGTTGCCCATGCCTGGTGCGGAACCTTCGGCGAGACGGTCGACGGTCTGCCGCTGATCGGCCCGGTGCCGGAGATACCGCATGTGTTCGCTGCCTATGGCTACGGCGGCAACGGCATTACATTTTCCTATCTCGCCGCGCAGATGATCGGCGCCATGCTCGCCGGCATGCATCGCGACTGGTTCGAGGATTTCGCGCTCGACCGCGACGGACCGGGTTTGGCGCGTTTTCACTCAGGAATCTATCGACGCGAGATGGCAAGCCAAAGCCACTGA
- a CDS encoding S9 family peptidase → MSVFKSLPTPPAAPKKPISDTRHGITRTDDYAWLRADNWQAMFKDPSILDPEIRRHLEAENAYMNAAMEDTKPLQKVLFAEMRGRIKEDDSSVPMKDGAYAYGTFYVTGGEQPRFFRIARDGNVADETIRTVLLDGDKEAAGKAYFRLAGLDHSSDHSRGIWGYDDKGSEFFTLQVRDLQTGQDLADRIENTGGGGVWAPDGKSFFYSALDENHRPSKVFHHILGQPQSEDRLVYEEADAGFFMGVGGSLLDDFIYIDIHDHETSEYRLLSTADLTAEPKLVAAREEGIEYSLTEGGDVFYILTNDDGAKDFKIMEAPVDNPVKENWREVVPHKPGTLVISHMAYARHLLWLERKDGLPQIMIRDRATGEEHAIAFAEEAYSLGLQGAAEYDTDIIRFSYSSMTTPSQLYDYNMVTRERTLLKTQEVPSGHNPDDYVTRRVFAPAWDGEKVPVTLLYRRDTPLDGSAPCLLYGYGAYGITIPAGFNTNCLSLADRGFVYAIAHIRGGKDKGFSWYEDGKMDKKTNTFKDFVAAADYLNQQKFTSYAKIIAEGGSAGGMLMGAVANMAPEKFAGLIAAVPFVDVLNTMLDDTLPLTPPEWPEWGNPIDSREEYEQIASYSPYDNVDAKAYPPILALGGLTDPRVTYWEPAKWVAKLRDKTTGDAPILLKTNMDAGHGGASGRFQRLEEIAFEYAFAIKVAGKM, encoded by the coding sequence TTGTCCGTTTTCAAGAGCCTGCCGACCCCGCCTGCCGCACCGAAGAAGCCGATCTCCGATACGCGCCACGGCATCACCCGCACGGACGACTATGCCTGGCTGCGCGCCGACAACTGGCAGGCGATGTTCAAGGATCCATCGATTCTCGACCCTGAGATCCGCCGCCATCTCGAAGCCGAAAACGCCTATATGAACGCGGCGATGGAGGACACCAAGCCGCTTCAGAAGGTGTTGTTTGCCGAAATGCGCGGCCGCATCAAGGAAGATGACAGTTCGGTGCCGATGAAGGACGGGGCATATGCCTACGGCACCTTCTACGTCACCGGCGGCGAACAGCCGCGCTTTTTCCGCATCGCCCGCGACGGCAACGTCGCCGACGAGACGATCCGCACGGTGCTGCTCGACGGCGACAAGGAGGCGGCCGGCAAGGCCTATTTCCGCCTCGCCGGCCTCGACCATTCGAGCGACCACAGCCGCGGCATCTGGGGTTATGACGACAAGGGTTCGGAATTCTTCACGCTGCAGGTGCGCGACCTCCAGACCGGACAAGACCTTGCCGATCGGATCGAGAATACCGGCGGCGGCGGCGTCTGGGCGCCCGACGGCAAGAGCTTCTTCTATTCGGCACTCGACGAGAACCACCGGCCGTCGAAGGTGTTCCACCATATTCTTGGCCAGCCGCAGTCGGAAGACCGGCTGGTCTATGAGGAAGCGGATGCCGGCTTCTTCATGGGCGTCGGTGGCTCGCTGCTCGACGATTTCATCTATATCGACATTCACGACCACGAGACCAGCGAATACCGGCTGCTGTCGACCGCGGACCTGACAGCCGAGCCGAAGCTGGTGGCGGCGCGCGAAGAGGGCATCGAATATTCGCTGACCGAGGGCGGCGACGTCTTCTACATCCTCACCAACGACGACGGCGCCAAGGATTTCAAGATCATGGAAGCGCCGGTCGACAATCCGGTGAAAGAGAACTGGCGCGAGGTCGTGCCGCATAAGCCCGGCACGCTTGTTATCAGCCACATGGCCTATGCCCGCCATCTCCTGTGGCTGGAGCGCAAGGACGGTCTGCCGCAGATCATGATCCGCGATCGGGCGACCGGCGAGGAACATGCGATCGCCTTTGCCGAGGAAGCCTATTCGCTGGGGCTGCAGGGTGCTGCGGAATACGACACGGATATCATCCGCTTCTCCTATTCCTCGATGACGACGCCGTCGCAGCTCTACGATTACAACATGGTGACGCGCGAGCGCACGCTGTTGAAGACGCAGGAAGTGCCGTCCGGCCACAATCCCGACGACTACGTCACCCGCCGCGTCTTTGCCCCGGCATGGGACGGCGAGAAGGTGCCGGTCACCCTGCTCTATCGTAGGGATACCCCACTCGACGGCAGCGCCCCCTGCCTGCTCTATGGCTATGGTGCCTACGGCATCACCATTCCGGCCGGCTTCAACACCAACTGCCTGTCGCTCGCCGACCGCGGCTTCGTCTATGCCATCGCCCATATCCGCGGCGGCAAGGACAAGGGATTTTCCTGGTACGAAGACGGCAAGATGGACAAGAAGACGAATACCTTCAAGGACTTCGTCGCAGCGGCCGATTATCTGAATCAACAGAAGTTCACGTCTTATGCGAAGATCATCGCCGAGGGCGGATCGGCCGGCGGCATGCTGATGGGTGCGGTTGCCAACATGGCGCCGGAGAAGTTCGCCGGCCTCATTGCCGCCGTTCCCTTCGTCGACGTGCTCAACACCATGCTCGACGACACTCTGCCGCTCACCCCGCCGGAATGGCCGGAATGGGGCAACCCGATCGACAGCAGGGAAGAATACGAGCAGATCGCATCCTACTCGCCCTATGACAATGTCGACGCAAAAGCCTACCCGCCGATCCTGGCGCTCGGCGGCCTGACGGACCCGCGCGTTACCTATTGGGAGCCGGCCAAATGGGTGGCGAAGCTGCGCGACAAGACGACGGGCGACGCGCCGATCCTGCTCAAGACCAACATGGACGCCGGCCACGGCGGCGCCTCGGGCCGCTTCCAGCGACTGGAAGAGATTGCCTTTGAGTATGCGTTTGCGATCAAGGTTGCTGGGAAGATGTGA
- a CDS encoding universal stress protein, with the protein MYRKIIVAIALGGIEKGEKILRKAASLLDDGGEIIALNVVEDVPSYVAIELPANMVEDVMKDSRGQLEALVAAAGVAATVEIRNGPPAKAIISAAESHGADLIIVASHVPDFSNYFIGATADRVVRHAKCSVLVDRQKV; encoded by the coding sequence ATGTACAGGAAGATCATCGTAGCGATCGCCCTCGGCGGCATCGAAAAGGGAGAAAAGATCCTCCGCAAGGCCGCGTCCTTGCTCGATGACGGCGGTGAGATCATCGCGCTCAATGTTGTCGAGGATGTGCCGAGTTATGTCGCAATCGAACTGCCGGCCAATATGGTCGAGGACGTCATGAAAGACAGCCGCGGGCAGCTGGAAGCGCTGGTCGCCGCAGCAGGTGTTGCGGCAACTGTCGAAATCCGCAACGGCCCGCCCGCCAAAGCGATCATCTCGGCCGCCGAAAGCCACGGCGCCGACCTGATTATCGTCGCCTCGCACGTTCCCGACTTTTCCAACTACTTCATCGGCGCCACCGCCGACCGGGTCGTGCGCCATGCCAAATGCTCGGTGCTGGTCGACCGGCAGAAGGTCTGA
- a CDS encoding VOC family protein, giving the protein MNRRNFLGLATGGMFAATAGTPSILRANSEAGEQAMTTETSYALTRPAYIDQSHLVVTDLGLVSGFYQSMLGLKVIEKTASGVVLGVGDLPLLTLTTAKDATIAPRNAAGLFHTAFLMPDRTELARWLRHAAQNNVALDGASDHLVSEAIYLSDPEGNGIEIYADRPHEQWKFHEDGMVEMATLRLDLQALYNSAPDERWDGMAAGTAIGHLHLQVGDIPQADAFYRDVLGLKLMARYPGASFFASGGYHHHLGANIWNSRGAMARAGNMTGLSDYKIRFNDKATLDAAVSKLDNLEIKSEKRDGGIFLKDPWGIGLTLSA; this is encoded by the coding sequence ATGAACCGGCGAAACTTCCTCGGGCTTGCCACGGGCGGCATGTTTGCCGCCACCGCCGGTACGCCTTCTATCTTACGGGCCAATTCAGAGGCGGGAGAACAAGCCATGACGACCGAAACTTCTTATGCGCTGACGCGGCCCGCCTATATCGACCAGTCGCATCTGGTCGTGACCGACCTCGGTCTGGTTTCCGGCTTCTACCAATCGATGCTCGGCCTGAAGGTGATCGAGAAGACGGCGAGCGGCGTAGTGCTGGGTGTCGGCGACCTGCCTTTGCTGACGCTAACGACCGCAAAAGATGCGACCATCGCGCCGCGCAATGCCGCCGGCCTTTTCCACACCGCCTTCCTGATGCCGGACCGGACGGAGCTCGCACGCTGGCTGCGCCATGCGGCACAGAATAACGTCGCGCTCGACGGCGCCTCGGACCATCTCGTCAGCGAGGCGATCTATCTTTCCGATCCCGAAGGCAACGGCATCGAGATCTATGCAGACCGGCCGCACGAACAATGGAAATTCCATGAGGACGGCATGGTGGAGATGGCGACGCTGCGCCTCGACCTTCAGGCGCTCTACAACAGCGCGCCTGATGAGCGCTGGGATGGCATGGCTGCGGGGACAGCGATCGGCCACCTGCATCTGCAGGTCGGCGACATCCCGCAGGCAGACGCCTTTTACCGCGACGTCCTCGGCCTCAAGCTGATGGCGCGCTATCCGGGCGCGAGCTTCTTTGCGAGCGGCGGCTACCACCACCATCTCGGCGCCAATATCTGGAACAGCCGCGGCGCCATGGCACGCGCCGGCAATATGACCGGGCTGTCCGACTACAAGATTCGTTTCAACGACAAGGCCACGCTGGATGCGGCCGTCTCCAAACTGGATAATCTCGAGATCAAAAGCGAGAAGCGCGATGGCGGCATCTTCCTGAAAGATCCGTGGGGCATTGGCCTAACGCTGTCGGCTTGA
- a CDS encoding GNAT family N-acetyltransferase: MPAFANNMNPSIMTDAVLFRDATEADLSAIRDIYNHAVEHTTAIWNDTLVDLENRLEWFRARKARGFPVIVAEMSGKVAGYASYGDWRPFDGYRHTVEHSVYVDKDCRGAGIGRRLMRELIARAAAGNIHVMIAGIEAENAASIRLHEKLGFRIAGRFSEVGTKFGRWLDLTCMELRLPGKVD, from the coding sequence ATGCCCGCCTTCGCAAACAATATGAACCCGAGCATCATGACAGACGCTGTCCTCTTCCGCGACGCCACCGAAGCCGATCTTTCCGCCATCCGCGATATCTACAATCACGCCGTCGAGCACACGACGGCGATCTGGAACGACACGCTGGTCGATCTCGAAAACCGTCTGGAATGGTTCAGGGCGCGCAAGGCGCGCGGCTTTCCCGTCATCGTCGCCGAAATGTCGGGCAAGGTCGCAGGCTATGCCTCCTATGGCGACTGGCGGCCTTTCGACGGCTACCGCCACACGGTCGAGCATTCCGTCTACGTCGACAAGGATTGCCGCGGTGCGGGCATCGGCCGGCGCCTGATGCGGGAACTGATCGCGCGTGCTGCGGCCGGCAATATCCATGTGATGATTGCCGGCATCGAGGCTGAGAACGCTGCCTCGATCAGGCTGCACGAAAAACTTGGCTTCCGCATCGCCGGCAGATTTTCCGAAGTCGGCACCAAGTTCGGCCGCTGGCTGGACCTCACCTGCATGGAGCTTCGCCTGCCCGGCAAGGTGGATTGA
- a CDS encoding DUF930 domain-containing protein: MPKRLVLFLSLASLAAPAFAVDPAIKKQLEKLDPSTRLEQSCDTEAMSRINKDSTGFKPDKVIAYTFKDPIPGDNSLEAPGAVFRSKGDWYHLSYNCITGPQHINVRELNYEIGEKVPREKWNKYYLYD, from the coding sequence ATGCCGAAACGTCTGGTCCTGTTTCTATCCCTCGCAAGCCTTGCTGCCCCCGCCTTTGCCGTCGATCCCGCCATCAAGAAGCAGCTGGAAAAACTCGATCCCTCGACCCGTCTGGAACAGAGCTGCGACACCGAGGCGATGAGCCGCATCAACAAGGATAGCACCGGCTTCAAGCCCGACAAGGTAATCGCCTATACCTTCAAGGACCCGATCCCCGGCGACAATTCGCTGGAGGCGCCGGGTGCCGTCTTCCGCAGCAAGGGCGACTGGTACCATCTCTCCTACAATTGCATCACCGGTCCGCAGCATATCAATGTGCGCGAGCTCAATTACGAGATCGGCGAGAAGGTGCCGCGCGAGAAGTGGAACAAGTATTATCTCTATGATTGA
- the trhA gene encoding PAQR family membrane homeostasis protein TrhA — protein MGEFNGIRWAYDRYELIADGIVHGVGLVLALIGATVLIFYATVWSSYGALAAAWIYGVGLVLTLAISFSYNAWPVSRTKWYLRRFDHSAIFLLIAATYTPFLERGADDPLLLFMLVAIWLFAAVGILLKCVFPGRFDRLAILLYLAMGWSGVLVAEPVASRIPAASMLLIVIGGVIYSLGVIFHVWEKLRFQNAIWHGFVVTAAAVHYSAVFTCFSLSAPGL, from the coding sequence ATGGGCGAGTTCAACGGCATTCGCTGGGCTTATGATAGATACGAACTGATCGCCGACGGTATCGTTCATGGCGTCGGTCTCGTGCTGGCCCTGATCGGGGCTACCGTGCTGATCTTCTACGCCACGGTCTGGAGCTCCTACGGCGCGCTCGCCGCCGCCTGGATCTATGGCGTCGGGCTGGTGCTGACGCTTGCCATTTCCTTTTCCTACAACGCCTGGCCGGTCTCGCGCACGAAATGGTATCTGCGCCGCTTCGATCATTCGGCGATCTTCCTCTTGATCGCCGCCACTTATACGCCCTTCCTCGAACGTGGCGCCGACGATCCGCTGCTCTTGTTCATGCTGGTCGCGATCTGGCTGTTTGCCGCCGTTGGCATTCTCCTGAAATGCGTCTTTCCCGGGCGTTTCGACCGTCTTGCCATCCTGCTTTATCTCGCCATGGGCTGGAGCGGCGTGCTGGTGGCCGAGCCCGTCGCCTCGCGCATTCCCGCCGCCTCGATGCTGCTGATCGTCATCGGCGGCGTCATCTATTCGCTCGGCGTCATCTTCCATGTCTGGGAGAAGCTGCGCTTCCAGAACGCCATCTGGCACGGTTTCGTCGTCACTGCCGCGGCGGTGCATTATTCGGCCGTCTTCACCTGTTTCAGCCTGTCGGCGCCGGGCCTCTGA
- a CDS encoding helix-turn-helix domain-containing protein, with the protein MVWRETGIMDERLRFVGECLAGEETMTALCAAYGISRKTGYKWLERYRALGPAGLIDLPRAPLEHGRATAAELVARIVAEKEANPQWGPKKVLARLKRSAPQLCWPAASTIGEILKRHGLVGRRRHRWRAAGCGPFAPANGPNAVWSADYKGWFRTRDGRRCEPLTVMDTASRFLLALQACATPAEAEAWPVFERLFAEHGLPERFRSDNGSPFAAIGVTGLTTLAVRFIKLGIGLERIQPGKPQQNGRHERFHLTMLPLAMAPEVDHAAQQAVFDAFRQNYNAERPHEALAMDVPADHYRPSLRRLPDRLPEPDYPAEAAVRRVRSNGEIKWNGDLVYVAAALAGEVVAIEENEAGIWTLRFHAHPLGIIDRKTKRLVRPSALQPRPAGAGADTGLQGGEL; encoded by the coding sequence ATGGTTTGGAGAGAGACTGGCATCATGGACGAGCGGCTGCGCTTTGTTGGGGAATGTCTTGCGGGCGAGGAGACGATGACGGCGCTGTGTGCTGCCTACGGGATATCGCGCAAGACGGGCTACAAATGGTTGGAGCGGTATCGGGCGCTCGGGCCTGCGGGGCTTATCGACCTGCCGCGGGCGCCGCTTGAGCACGGGCGGGCAACGGCGGCGGAGCTGGTGGCGCGGATCGTGGCGGAGAAGGAGGCGAATCCGCAGTGGGGGCCGAAGAAGGTGCTGGCGCGGCTGAAGCGGTCGGCGCCGCAGCTTTGCTGGCCGGCGGCCTCGACGATAGGCGAGATCCTGAAGCGCCACGGGCTGGTCGGGCGCCGGCGGCATCGCTGGCGGGCGGCTGGTTGCGGCCCGTTCGCACCGGCCAACGGGCCCAATGCGGTGTGGAGCGCCGATTACAAGGGCTGGTTCCGGACCCGCGATGGGCGGCGCTGCGAGCCACTGACGGTGATGGATACGGCGAGCCGCTTTCTGCTGGCGCTGCAAGCCTGCGCGACGCCGGCCGAGGCAGAGGCCTGGCCGGTGTTCGAGCGGCTGTTTGCCGAGCACGGACTGCCGGAGCGCTTTCGCAGCGACAACGGTTCGCCCTTCGCGGCGATTGGCGTCACCGGGCTGACGACGCTTGCTGTGCGGTTCATCAAGCTCGGCATCGGCCTGGAGCGCATCCAGCCGGGCAAACCGCAGCAGAACGGCCGCCACGAACGCTTCCATCTGACGATGCTGCCGCTGGCCATGGCGCCGGAGGTCGACCATGCCGCGCAGCAGGCGGTCTTTGACGCATTTCGCCAGAATTACAACGCCGAGCGTCCACACGAGGCGCTCGCTATGGACGTGCCTGCTGATCATTACCGACCGTCACTGCGGCGCCTGCCCGACCGCCTGCCTGAACCGGACTATCCGGCCGAGGCGGCGGTGCGCCGGGTGCGCTCCAATGGCGAGATCAAATGGAACGGCGACCTCGTCTATGTCGCAGCAGCGCTGGCCGGCGAGGTCGTGGCGATCGAGGAGAATGAAGCGGGCATCTGGACGCTACGCTTCCATGCCCATCCGCTCGGCATCATCGACAGGAAGACCAAGCGGCTTGTCCGCCCCAGCGCCCTGCAACCCCGACCAGCCGGCGCAGGGGCGGACACTGGTTTACAAGGGGGAGAACTGTAA
- a CDS encoding polysaccharide deacetylase family protein, with protein sequence MNRILLASAFLLTTISAAFADGIPSAVPAAVGSAPKAPAPKLVEPHLHIARSNIAGHARIALTFDACMGQADERILSTLMRERIPATIFVTARWLKRNPAAVAVFLQNPDLFELENHGENHIPAVDTPTLIYGIASAGSPQAVRQEVEGGAAAMVAAGIPAPHWFRGSTAKYDLSAIGEIRAMGYRIAGYSVNGDGGSLLGAGITEKHIASAKDGDVVISHINQPTHAAGEGVAKALVDLKAKGTQFVRLEDVEDTGDDKTTE encoded by the coding sequence ATGAACCGCATACTGCTCGCTTCGGCGTTCTTGCTGACCACCATCTCCGCTGCATTCGCGGACGGAATTCCGTCAGCCGTGCCGGCCGCAGTCGGTTCGGCCCCGAAGGCGCCGGCGCCAAAGCTCGTCGAGCCGCATCTGCATATCGCCCGTTCCAATATCGCCGGCCATGCCCGCATTGCGCTGACCTTCGACGCCTGCATGGGTCAGGCGGATGAGCGCATCCTTTCCACCTTGATGCGGGAGCGCATCCCGGCAACGATCTTCGTCACCGCCCGCTGGCTGAAGCGCAATCCCGCTGCGGTTGCCGTGTTCCTGCAAAACCCCGATCTCTTCGAACTCGAAAACCACGGCGAAAACCATATTCCGGCCGTCGACACGCCGACGCTAATCTATGGCATCGCGTCCGCCGGCTCGCCGCAGGCGGTACGGCAGGAGGTCGAAGGCGGCGCTGCCGCCATGGTCGCAGCCGGCATCCCGGCGCCGCACTGGTTTCGCGGCTCGACCGCCAAATATGATCTTTCCGCCATCGGTGAGATCCGTGCCATGGGCTATCGCATTGCCGGTTATTCCGTAAATGGCGACGGCGGCTCGCTGCTCGGGGCTGGCATCACCGAAAAGCACATCGCCTCGGCCAAGGACGGCGACGTCGTCATCTCCCACATCAACCAGCCGACCCATGCGGCCGGCGAGGGGGTGGCCAAGGCACTGGTCGATCTCAAGGCGAAGGGTACGCAATTCGTCCGCCTCGAGGATGTCGAGGACACCGGCGACGACAAGACGACGGAGTAG
- a CDS encoding AI-2E family transporter, producing MGIANGIRKQAKKIAIGERHTSAWAQSLKEAAEELPPPPLHRLEKDGLDVSMAWAIIGIFGILFLAAVYLMSLILIPITLAVVVGMILGMAAEKLSRMGVPRLANAFILSSSVALVIFLLINSLADPLMTLANEGPAFAERTINRIMPYLERIRWLHITPATFESGSMSIGALLENTGNVLHVVTSSLTPALVQGMIFFAALLFFLAGRVNLRKTIIMTFRTRTQRLAAIRVINAVEQVLGFYFATASLIYVGLGVLMTVIAYAGGLSAPVLWGFFAFVSSFIPYLGITLMTLAVAVAGILTHDGLLIGLMPAAAFFTVHLLMENLIFPAVMGRRLEINPFVVFIAILFWTWMWGAVGAMLALPLSLIVMTVIDELLIEEKPQPQLPK from the coding sequence ATGGGCATCGCCAATGGCATCCGCAAACAAGCAAAGAAGATCGCCATCGGCGAACGCCACACCAGCGCATGGGCACAATCGCTGAAGGAAGCTGCGGAAGAACTGCCGCCGCCGCCGCTGCACCGGCTGGAAAAAGACGGGCTCGATGTCAGCATGGCCTGGGCGATCATCGGCATCTTCGGCATTCTCTTCCTTGCCGCCGTCTACCTGATGTCGCTGATCCTCATCCCGATCACACTTGCCGTCGTCGTCGGCATGATCCTCGGCATGGCGGCAGAAAAGCTCAGCCGGATGGGGGTGCCGCGGCTTGCCAACGCCTTCATCCTGTCAAGCAGTGTGGCGCTGGTGATCTTCCTGCTGATCAACTCGCTCGCCGACCCGCTTATGACGCTTGCCAATGAAGGCCCCGCCTTCGCCGAGCGGACCATCAACCGCATCATGCCTTATCTGGAGCGCATCAGATGGCTGCATATCACGCCGGCGACATTCGAAAGCGGTTCGATGTCGATCGGTGCGCTGCTCGAAAACACTGGCAACGTGCTGCACGTGGTGACAAGTAGCCTGACGCCGGCGCTGGTGCAGGGGATGATCTTCTTTGCGGCGCTGCTGTTCTTCCTCGCTGGTCGGGTCAATCTGCGCAAGACGATCATCATGACCTTCCGCACCCGCACGCAGCGTCTGGCGGCCATCCGTGTCATCAATGCCGTCGAGCAGGTGCTCGGCTTCTATTTCGCGACAGCCTCGCTGATCTATGTCGGGCTCGGCGTGCTCATGACTGTCATCGCCTATGCCGGCGGGCTGTCGGCCCCGGTGCTCTGGGGTTTCTTCGCCTTCGTGTCGAGCTTCATCCCCTATCTCGGCATCACGCTGATGACGCTTGCCGTCGCGGTCGCCGGCATCCTGACCCATGATGGCCTCCTCATCGGCCTGATGCCGGCCGCAGCCTTCTTCACCGTGCATCTCCTCATGGAGAACCTGATCTTCCCCGCAGTGATGGGACGGCGGCTGGAAATCAATCCCTTCGTCGTCTTCATCGCCATCCTGTTCTGGACATGGATGTGGGGCGCCGTCGGCGCCATGCTGGCGCTGCCGCTCTCGCTGATCGTCATGACTGTCATCGACGAACTGCTGATCGAGGAAAAGCCGCAGCCGCAATTGCCGAAATGA